The DNA region GCGATCGCGGCGTTTCACCTCGGTGACGTCACGGACGAGCACCGCCGCCCCGGCCGGCCGGCCGTGCACGATCAGCGGCAGTGTTCGCAGCAGGACCACCGCGCCGGCGGCATCGACCTCGAATCGCATGCTCGATCCACCCGAAAGCGAATCGGCGATGTGGTCGGCCAACTCGTGCGCTTCGAACGGATCGGAGATCAGCGGCCTGGTGACGGCCACCAGATCATGTCCGGCCAACTCGGCCGCCAAGCCCATCCGGTGGTAGGCCGAGACCGCGTTCGGGCTGGCGTAACGGACGGTGCCGTCCACGCCCAGCCGGATGAAGCCGTCACCGACTCGGGGGCTCGATCGCGACACCGCGATGTCGCCGACGTCGGGAAAGGTTCCCTCGGAGAGCATGTGCACCAGATCGGCCGCGCAGTCGAGATAGGCCGTCTCCAGGCGGCTGGATTCCCGCTCACCGGTCAATGCCGTCTGGTGGGTCAACACCGCCACCACCCGGTTGCCGTACCGGACCGGAACGGCTTCCATATTGCGTTGCCCCGCAGAGTTTTCCGGGCCGCGCCGCTCGACCACCCCCGACTCGAACGCGGCGACGGCCAGCGGCATCCAATCCGGTGCGACGACGGTGCCGACGGCGTCGCTGAGGAGCACCGTCGGTGCGGTATTGGGCCGACATTGCGCCACGCACACCAGCGAGCCGTCGGGATCCTGGTGGCGACGCACCCACATCAGATAGTCGGCGAACGACAGGTCCGCCAGCAGTTGCCACTCCCCGACTACGGCGTGCAGATGATCGACCGCGCTGCCGGGCAAGACGGTGTGTTCGGCGAGCAGGTCACCGAGGGTGGACATCGGCTACCCGGCGCCGTTCACGGTGGGTGCGCTCAGCTGATCACGGCGATCAGGTCGCCGGCCTGAATCACGTCGCCGACCTGGACGGCT from Mycolicibacter sp. MU0083 includes:
- a CDS encoding sensor histidine kinase → MSTLGDLLAEHTVLPGSAVDHLHAVVGEWQLLADLSFADYLMWVRRHQDPDGSLVCVAQCRPNTAPTVLLSDAVGTVVAPDWMPLAVAAFESGVVERRGPENSAGQRNMEAVPVRYGNRVVAVLTHQTALTGERESSRLETAYLDCAADLVHMLSEGTFPDVGDIAVSRSSPRVGDGFIRLGVDGTVRYASPNAVSAYHRMGLAAELAGHDLVAVTRPLISDPFEAHELADHIADSLSGGSSMRFEVDAAGAVVLLRTLPLIVHGRPAGAAVLVRDVTEVKRRDRALLSKDATIREIHHRVKNNLQTVAALLRLQARRTASVEGREALLESVRRVSSIALVHDALSMSVDEVVNLDKVIDRILPMMNDVASVDIPIRVARIGSLGALDADRATALIMVITELVQNAIEHAFEAEDGGRAVTIRAERSARWLDVVVHDDGHGLPEGFRLETSDRLGLQIVNALVSAELNGSLTARDAPGGGTEMVLRVPVGGRRVRQTP